A single region of the Neisseria zoodegmatis genome encodes:
- the tagF gene encoding type VI secretion system-associated protein TagF — MLQREVYFFGKLSQSRDFIVSDNLQADDKHFWDGWFGRCTSQDRLIPFTRKTFAAPRIWLFCIKLSDGMAYTGITALSADQTGRQYPFVLFCKPDSHSDLSDSISFIAEKTDFFRNTLNNGKCAIENCFNADTSHSPVLLSEPFRNYLSNSGDTGSFWQESESGRHIKHEGEPSCSLFNKLFGS, encoded by the coding sequence ATGCTACAAAGAGAAGTCTATTTTTTCGGCAAACTAAGCCAATCTCGCGATTTTATTGTTTCCGATAATCTGCAAGCCGACGATAAACATTTTTGGGACGGCTGGTTTGGCCGTTGCACCAGCCAAGACAGATTAATCCCGTTTACCCGAAAAACATTTGCCGCGCCGCGAATTTGGCTATTTTGCATCAAGCTATCCGACGGTATGGCTTATACGGGCATCACCGCTCTCAGCGCCGACCAAACCGGAAGGCAATATCCTTTCGTATTATTCTGCAAACCCGACTCTCATTCCGACTTATCAGATTCCATCAGCTTTATTGCTGAAAAAACAGATTTCTTCCGCAACACCTTAAACAACGGCAAGTGCGCTATCGAAAATTGCTTTAACGCCGACACAAGCCATAGCCCCGTTCTTTTATCCGAACCTTTCCGAAACTATTTATCTAATTCAGGCGATACCGGCAGTTTTTGGCAGGAAAGCGAAAGCGGCCGCCATATAAAACACGAAGGCGAACCCTCGTGCTCTCTGTTTAATAAATTATTTGGATCGTAA
- the tssA gene encoding type VI secretion system protein TssA — protein MKTFSRWDEPISADAPEGVNIEYDSRFLELQSAAEGKPEQQYGDTIIPAEEPDWATVEKLCNQLLAESKDLRVLAYYTQALTAKHGLTGFCAGCEAVKANIDSYWDSVFPKLEDEDGEYDPFYRINALSSFTTLDGIVKEIFPAKLLVNGLTQQPVTVKEAVSVLQGNDPQSYPGGKDRLMLDIRVSADTGKPELVALIQALGHLKDIQSTFSTKLQDEHSLNFEVIQKPLTLIHKAVNYNDGSTPQPQQAEQTDHTAEISASTGTQEQTAFQDADAWRRLNIKNRADVDLVLEKICVYFETLEPSHPAPLFIRRVQRLMNMDFYDIMKDISPESIANLEVLIGKPEEETGTSNE, from the coding sequence ATGAAAACATTTTCCCGATGGGACGAACCTATTTCCGCCGATGCTCCTGAAGGGGTGAATATCGAATACGACAGCCGCTTTCTGGAACTGCAAAGCGCGGCGGAAGGCAAGCCCGAGCAGCAATACGGCGACACCATTATTCCGGCGGAAGAACCGGATTGGGCAACGGTAGAGAAATTATGCAACCAATTGCTGGCCGAATCGAAAGACCTGCGCGTCTTGGCTTATTACACGCAAGCCCTCACTGCCAAACACGGGCTCACCGGTTTTTGCGCCGGCTGCGAAGCCGTTAAAGCCAATATTGATTCATATTGGGATTCAGTCTTCCCCAAACTCGAAGATGAAGACGGTGAATACGACCCGTTTTACCGCATCAATGCGCTCAGTTCTTTTACTACGCTCGACGGCATCGTTAAAGAAATTTTTCCGGCCAAACTGCTGGTAAACGGGCTGACCCAGCAACCGGTTACCGTCAAAGAAGCGGTTTCGGTGTTACAAGGCAATGATCCGCAAAGCTATCCGGGCGGAAAAGACCGGCTGATGCTCGACATCAGGGTAAGCGCCGACACCGGCAAGCCGGAATTGGTGGCTTTAATCCAAGCATTAGGCCATCTGAAAGACATCCAAAGCACTTTCTCAACCAAACTGCAAGACGAGCATTCCCTCAATTTCGAGGTCATTCAAAAGCCGCTCACTCTGATTCATAAAGCCGTCAATTACAACGACGGCAGCACACCGCAGCCGCAACAGGCGGAACAAACAGACCACACAGCCGAAATCTCCGCCTCAACCGGCACGCAAGAGCAAACGGCTTTCCAAGATGCCGATGCGTGGCGCCGTCTGAATATTAAAAACCGCGCCGATGTCGATTTGGTTTTGGAGAAAATCTGCGTCTATTTTGAAACCCTTGAGCCCAGCCACCCTGCCCCGCTGTTTATCCGCAGGGTACAGCGTCTGATGAATATGGACTTCTACGACATCATGAAAGATATCAGTCCAGAAAGCATTGCCAATTTGGAAGTTTTAATCGGCAAACCGGAAGAAGAAACAGGAACTTCCAACGAGTGA
- the tssB gene encoding type VI secretion system contractile sheath small subunit, which yields MSRNKSSGQKFIARNRAPRVQIEYDVELYGSEKKIELPFVMGVMADLVGKPVEPLPDLAERKFLEIDVDNFDERMKALKPRVAFNVKNTLTGEGNLNVELEFESMDDFSPAAVAKKVEPLNELLQARTELSNLLSYMDGKSGAEELIGKVLGDSELLKSLAAAPKATPKDGQ from the coding sequence ATGTCACGAAACAAATCATCTGGTCAAAAGTTTATTGCCCGCAACCGGGCTCCGCGGGTACAAATCGAGTACGACGTAGAGCTGTACGGTTCCGAGAAAAAAATCGAATTGCCGTTTGTAATGGGCGTGATGGCTGATTTGGTCGGCAAACCTGTCGAACCGCTTCCTGATTTGGCCGAACGCAAGTTTTTGGAAATCGACGTAGATAATTTCGACGAGCGTATGAAAGCCCTCAAACCTCGCGTGGCCTTCAACGTGAAAAACACGCTCACCGGCGAAGGCAATTTGAACGTAGAGCTGGAATTTGAAAGCATGGATGATTTCTCACCCGCCGCAGTAGCCAAAAAAGTAGAACCTCTAAACGAACTTTTGCAAGCGCGCACGGAGCTTTCCAACCTGCTCTCATACATGGACGGCAAGAGCGGTGCGGAGGAATTGATCGGAAAAGTCTTGGGCGACAGCGAGCTGCTGAAAAGCCTTGCGGCCGCACCTAAAGCAACACCCAAAGACGGGCAGTAA
- the tssC gene encoding type VI secretion system contractile sheath large subunit, translated as MAEKQLDIQGGGGAQTAFAASEFEQLLQKEFKPKTEEAKSAVTNAVATLAQQALQNVVTISDDTYQTIEAIIAELDRKLSEQINLILHHEDFQKLEGEWRGLHHLVTNTETDTLLKIKVLPISKKEVARNLKRFKGTAWDQSPLFKRIYEEEYGQFGGEPFGCLVGDYYFDHSAPDVEMLNSLEKIAAAAHCPFIAGASPKLMQMESWQELANPRDLSKIFQNAEYAPWRSLRDSEDSRYIGLALPRFLSRLPYGASTNPVDEFDFEEETEGADHNKYTWANAAYAMAVNINRSFKYYGWCTSIRGVESGGIVENLPCHTFPTDDGGVDMKCPTEIAISDRREAELAALGFMPLIHRKNTDLAAFIGAQSLHKPAEYYDPDATANARLSARLPYLFACCRFAHYLKCIVRDKVGSFREREDMERWLNEWIMNYVDGDPINSTQETKARKPLAAAEVVVEEVEDNPGYYTSKFFLRPHYQLEGLTVSLRLVSKLPSAKQE; from the coding sequence ATGGCTGAAAAGCAATTAGATATCCAAGGGGGCGGCGGCGCGCAAACCGCGTTTGCAGCGAGCGAATTTGAACAACTGCTGCAAAAAGAATTCAAACCCAAAACCGAAGAAGCCAAAAGTGCCGTAACCAACGCCGTAGCAACATTGGCTCAACAAGCCTTGCAAAATGTCGTTACGATTTCAGACGACACTTATCAAACCATCGAAGCAATCATTGCCGAACTCGACAGAAAACTTTCCGAACAAATCAATCTGATTCTGCACCACGAAGATTTTCAAAAACTGGAAGGCGAATGGCGCGGTTTGCATCATTTGGTTACCAATACCGAAACCGACACCCTGCTGAAAATCAAAGTATTGCCGATTTCCAAAAAAGAAGTCGCCCGCAACCTGAAGCGCTTTAAAGGCACGGCTTGGGATCAAAGCCCGCTATTCAAACGCATTTACGAAGAAGAATACGGCCAGTTCGGCGGCGAGCCTTTCGGCTGCTTGGTTGGCGACTATTATTTCGACCATTCCGCACCCGATGTGGAAATGCTCAACAGCCTCGAAAAAATTGCCGCAGCCGCACACTGCCCGTTTATCGCCGGCGCATCGCCCAAACTGATGCAGATGGAATCTTGGCAGGAATTGGCCAATCCGCGCGACTTAAGCAAAATCTTCCAAAACGCCGAATACGCACCGTGGCGCAGCCTGCGTGATTCCGAAGATTCACGCTACATCGGCTTAGCCTTGCCGCGTTTCTTGTCGCGCCTGCCTTATGGTGCCAGCACCAATCCTGTGGACGAATTCGATTTCGAAGAAGAAACCGAAGGCGCGGATCACAACAAATACACTTGGGCCAACGCGGCCTATGCGATGGCGGTGAACATCAACCGCTCGTTCAAATACTACGGTTGGTGTACTTCTATCCGCGGCGTGGAATCCGGCGGCATCGTTGAAAACCTGCCCTGCCACACCTTCCCGACCGACGACGGCGGCGTGGACATGAAATGCCCGACCGAAATCGCCATCAGCGACCGCCGCGAAGCCGAGCTGGCAGCGCTGGGCTTCATGCCGCTGATCCACCGCAAAAATACCGATTTGGCAGCGTTTATCGGCGCGCAATCCCTGCACAAGCCTGCCGAATATTATGATCCCGATGCTACGGCCAATGCCCGTTTGTCCGCCCGCCTGCCTTATCTGTTTGCATGCTGCCGCTTCGCCCACTATCTGAAATGTATCGTGCGCGACAAAGTGGGTTCCTTCCGTGAACGCGAAGATATGGAGCGCTGGCTGAACGAATGGATTATGAATTATGTAGACGGCGACCCGATTAACTCTACCCAAGAAACAAAAGCCCGCAAACCGTTGGCGGCGGCGGAAGTAGTGGTGGAAGAAGTGGAAGACAACCCCGGATACTACACTTCTAAATTCTTCCTGCGGCCGCACTACCAACTTGAGGGGCTTACCGTTTCATTGCGCTTAGTTTCCAAACTGCCTTCGGCTAAACAGGAATAG
- a CDS encoding Hcp family type VI secretion system effector, protein MAIDMFMKVEGVNGESKDANHKDWTNIESFDWGAEQPGSMTSGGGGGAGKVNFNDLTVVAAIDKAAPTILKNCATGQHLSKVEISVCKAGGEQIEYSRTTLEDVLVTGVKFIGVQGNDALKMRYSFQAAKVKNQYWEQTDKGSKGAEVQMAFNIKENKSA, encoded by the coding sequence ATGGCTATTGATATGTTCATGAAAGTTGAAGGTGTAAACGGTGAATCAAAAGATGCCAACCACAAAGACTGGACCAATATCGAAAGTTTCGACTGGGGTGCCGAGCAACCCGGTTCGATGACCAGCGGCGGCGGCGGCGGTGCCGGTAAAGTGAATTTTAACGACTTGACCGTAGTGGCCGCCATCGATAAAGCCGCTCCGACCATTCTGAAAAACTGTGCCACCGGCCAACACTTGAGCAAAGTAGAAATCTCCGTGTGCAAAGCCGGCGGCGAACAAATCGAATATTCGCGCACCACATTGGAAGACGTTTTGGTAACCGGTGTGAAATTCATCGGCGTACAAGGCAATGACGCGCTGAAAATGCGTTACTCATTCCAAGCTGCCAAAGTGAAAAACCAATATTGGGAACAAACCGATAAAGGTTCCAAAGGCGCCGAAGTTCAGATGGCCTTCAACATCAAAGAAAACAAATCTGCATAA
- a CDS encoding type VI secretion system accessory protein TagJ has protein sequence MDLKTKLSDMIELVRSNPDNQEHRLALIQYLCLCAKWDQALKQIGQYQKLFPNTQKPLMLYLIENIEAEMRRQAVLAAQQKPKTLEQHAGKLDILQKQLSLVAHVAEQKSAALADGYAALSDDIDETPVNITYLLADKSVADASGSWIIDGDVRTAFVYEYFYRGHYYWQTWGSIESIAFKTPASLLDVIWRPSEITFSHGECIQCTSPARYAVLPEAESEWSDLLLQCAQTDWVEAADQLFTGIGQKMLYTDNHDFGLLDIRSIKFGQHR, from the coding sequence ATGGATTTGAAAACTAAATTATCGGACATGATTGAACTGGTGCGTTCAAATCCCGACAATCAGGAACACCGTTTGGCATTGATTCAATATCTCTGCCTGTGCGCAAAATGGGACCAGGCGCTGAAACAGATCGGGCAATACCAAAAGCTCTTTCCCAACACCCAAAAGCCCCTGATGCTTTATCTTATTGAAAATATCGAAGCCGAAATGCGCCGCCAAGCTGTTTTAGCGGCACAGCAAAAGCCGAAAACGCTGGAACAGCACGCCGGCAAGCTCGATATTCTGCAAAAACAACTCTCTTTGGTCGCCCATGTGGCAGAACAAAAAAGCGCGGCTCTTGCCGACGGCTACGCCGCTTTATCCGACGACATCGACGAAACACCGGTAAACATTACCTATCTTCTGGCAGACAAATCGGTTGCCGATGCATCCGGCAGTTGGATCATAGACGGCGACGTGCGTACCGCTTTCGTTTACGAATACTTCTACCGCGGCCACTACTACTGGCAAACTTGGGGTTCCATCGAAAGCATTGCTTTCAAAACACCCGCTTCCTTGCTCGACGTGATTTGGAGGCCGTCTGAAATCACATTCAGCCACGGCGAATGCATCCAATGCACCAGCCCCGCCCGCTATGCCGTTTTACCCGAGGCAGAATCGGAATGGTCGGATCTGCTGCTGCAATGCGCGCAAACCGACTGGGTTGAAGCGGCAGACCAGCTTTTTACCGGCATCGGCCAGAAGATGCTGTACACCGACAACCACGATTTCGGCCTGTTGGATATCCGCAGCATTAAATTCGGACAACACCGTTAA
- the tssE gene encoding type VI secretion system baseplate subunit TssE — translation MSPFKNQLLPSLFDRLTDEEPRKKKEARPDQAINLDQYRQAVLRDILYLLNTCNLQAETMEQHLPENVRSSTLNYGIPPLSGVNFSDIEWQNVEQNIKQAVIDFEPRLDSKSLQVIVNTEDDDDDALHNKLIIEIKGHLKLNPYPKEFLLRTSMDIETGLFNLLEGGTGRE, via the coding sequence ATGTCGCCATTCAAAAACCAACTGCTGCCTTCTTTGTTCGACAGACTCACCGACGAAGAACCGCGCAAAAAAAAAGAAGCACGACCCGATCAGGCCATCAACCTCGACCAATATCGGCAAGCCGTGCTGCGCGATATTCTTTACCTGCTGAACACCTGCAACCTGCAAGCGGAAACCATGGAGCAACACCTGCCCGAAAACGTGCGTTCGTCCACGCTCAACTACGGCATTCCGCCCCTTTCCGGCGTTAATTTTTCCGACATAGAATGGCAGAACGTGGAGCAAAACATCAAGCAGGCCGTTATTGATTTCGAACCGCGGCTCGACAGCAAATCGCTGCAAGTGATTGTGAACACCGAAGACGATGACGACGATGCCTTGCACAACAAACTGATTATTGAAATCAAAGGCCATCTGAAACTCAACCCTTATCCAAAAGAATTCCTGCTGCGAACCAGTATGGATATCGAAACCGGGCTGTTTAATTTATTAGAAGGGGGAACGGGCCGTGAATAA